One genomic window of Entelurus aequoreus isolate RoL-2023_Sb linkage group LG07, RoL_Eaeq_v1.1, whole genome shotgun sequence includes the following:
- the LOC133653125 gene encoding uncharacterized protein LOC133653125 → MEELLWEARQHCDELTKETSHLRAQADVSSQEVSDLQEALQWKEKKITALEREKELYDIIRMEKDKLKVEVINLRDALKRHTYGIPFGVTVSREMGFAEAEDQVSNSFASQLAMVAPSSRQTMLGNTGDKTSRRCQIHQNKQSLGFICASNRTQAPNDSKKMTRKKGSAGRKIDNKRRANGHLGKSLSGLNGRDVLPTNRTFKKQSDNTEHEWTSPQSPEEASRSKHQFEGHTVHQHCLSYVWRTSDKKLQKTRLTKLQLGRDAIVRHRTVLSRSSLYLQKTHHVTSALSQRHKDEKCMETLEEERKPNCLEEYNKRSSSIKELLGQLLQYTTLAYDIYHWKDPAINQQLTFSTPSKMKKNTYVEPSFPVSLLSQEDQDLPATHELEVRADTSEIMCKTCQKSNCLKRNRCLTDLVFVDSYFAPEDFITRHQTSSERSAAAASQSQPRNTFFEHIKILSVPHRLLMDVREGKLLDQQHSGQLMATHMPANQEPSADAMDSCEEASEETEVPSASEDTSETGSEKAKRNIKKHKNQCKLS, encoded by the exons GAAACGTCACACTTACGAGCACAAGCTGATGTCAGCTCTCAGGAGGTGTCTGACCTGCAGGAAGCTTTGCAGTGGAAGGAAAAGAAGATTACA GCATTGGAGCGTGAAAAGGAACTCTATGACATCATTCGGATGGAGAAAGACAAGCTTAAAGTTGAGGTGATCAACCTCCGAGATGCTCTCAAG AGACACACATATGGCattccttttggggtcacggtcAGTAGGGAGATGGGATTTGCTGAGGCTGAGGATCAGGTCAGCAACAGCTTTGCTTCGCAATTGGCGATGGTCGCTCCTAGCAGCAGACAGACAATGTTAG GGAACACTGGAGACAAAACATCCCGCCGCTGTCAGATTCATCAAAACAAACAGTCCCTTGGCTTCATCTGCGCCAGCAACCGCACCCAAGCTCCAAATGATAGTAAAAAAATGACAAGAAAAAAAGGCAGTGCAGGAAGAAAAATCGATAACAAGAGAAGAGCAAATGGTCATTTGGGGAAATCACTCTCTGGACTGAATGGACGTGATGTTCTACCCACAAACAGAACATTCAAAAAGCAGAGTGACAACACTGAGCATGAGTGGACATCACCGCAGTCACCAGAGGAAGCCAGTCGCTCCAAACATCAGTTTGAAGGCCACACGGTACATCAACACTGCCTGTCATATGTTTGGAGGACTTCAgataaaaaattgcaaaaaacaagaCTCACTAAACTTCAACTTGGCAGGGACGCGATCGTAAGACACAGGACTGTCCTATCCAGGAGCTCATTGTACCTGCAGAAAACCCATCATGTCACCTCAGCTTTGTCACAACGACACAAAGATGAAAAGTGCATGGAAACTCTTGAGGAAGAAAGAAAACCCAACTGTTTAGAAGAATACAACAAGCGTAGTTCATCCATTAAGGAACTCTTAGGACAACTTCTTCAGTACACAACGTTGGCGTATGACATTTATCATTGGAAAGATCCTGCGATAAACCAGCAGCTCACTTTCTCAACACCATCTAAAATGAAAAAGAACACCTATGTGGAACCGTCTTTCCCAGTAAGTCTACTAAGTCAAGAAGACCAAGATCTTCCTGCAACACATGAGCTGGAAGTAAGAGCAGATACGTCTGAGATCATGTGCAAAACATGTCAAAAGTCAAATTGTCTAAAGAGAAATAGATGCTTGACCGACTTAGTTTTTGTGGATTCTTACTTTGCTCCTGAAGACTTCATTACAAGGCATCAGACATCATCAGAACGCTCTGCTGCTGCTGCCAGTCAGAGTCAACCGCGAAACACTTTTTTTGAGCACATCAAAATCTTATCAGTTCCACACAGGCTGCTGATGGATGTCCGAGAAGGAAAACTTCTTGACCAGCAACACTCTGGCCAGTTAATGGCCACACATATGCCGGCAAACCAAGAACCTTCAGCGGATGCCATGGACAGTTGTGAGGAAGCCAGTGAAGAAACAGAGGTGCCATCGGCTTCAGAAGACACAAGTGAGACAGGAAGTGAAAAAGCAAAGCGAAATATCAAGAAACACAAAAACCAATGCAAGCTCTCATAA